Proteins encoded within one genomic window of Streptomyces sp. NBC_01314:
- a CDS encoding sarcosine oxidase subunit beta family protein has translation MTSTALPEHPDWLWRNPDPRSSYDVVIVGAGGHGLATAYYLAKNHGITNVAVLEKGWLAGGNMARNTTIIRSNYLWDESAAIYEYALKLWERLPEELDYDFLFSQRGVLNLAHTLQDVREGMRRANANRLNGVDAEWLEPEEVAKVCPILNVSSRTRYPVLGATFQPRAGIAKHDHVAWALARRADEMGVDLIQGCEVTGFLKDGDRVVGVETNRGRILAGSIGLATAGHSSVLAERAGVRLPVQSHPLQALVSELHEPVHPTVVMSNHVHVYVSQAHKGELVMGAGVDSYNGYGQRGSFHVIEQQMAAAVELFPVFARAHVLRTWGGIVDVSPDASPIIGTTPVENLYVNCGWGTGGFKATPAAGWTFAHTIATGEPHPLNAPFALERFATGALIDEHGAAAVAH, from the coding sequence ATGACCAGCACGGCGCTGCCGGAGCATCCGGACTGGCTCTGGCGCAACCCCGACCCGCGCTCCTCGTACGACGTCGTCATCGTCGGCGCGGGCGGCCACGGCCTGGCCACCGCCTACTACCTCGCCAAGAACCACGGCATCACCAACGTCGCCGTCCTGGAGAAGGGCTGGCTGGCCGGCGGCAACATGGCGCGCAACACCACGATCATCCGCTCGAACTACCTGTGGGACGAGAGCGCGGCGATCTACGAGTACGCGCTCAAGCTGTGGGAGCGGCTCCCGGAGGAACTGGACTACGACTTCCTGTTCAGCCAGCGCGGCGTCCTCAACCTCGCGCACACCCTGCAGGACGTCCGCGAGGGCATGCGCCGCGCCAACGCCAACCGTCTCAACGGCGTCGACGCCGAGTGGCTCGAACCGGAGGAGGTCGCCAAGGTCTGCCCCATCCTCAACGTCTCCTCCCGCACCCGGTACCCGGTCCTGGGCGCCACCTTCCAGCCGCGCGCCGGCATCGCCAAGCACGACCACGTCGCCTGGGCGCTGGCCCGCCGGGCCGACGAGATGGGCGTGGACCTGATCCAGGGCTGCGAGGTCACCGGCTTCCTCAAGGACGGCGACCGGGTCGTGGGCGTCGAGACCAACCGGGGCCGCATCCTCGCCGGCAGTATCGGCCTCGCGACCGCCGGGCACAGCAGCGTGCTGGCCGAACGGGCCGGCGTACGGCTGCCGGTGCAGTCCCACCCGCTTCAGGCACTGGTCTCCGAGCTGCACGAACCGGTACACCCGACGGTCGTCATGTCGAACCACGTGCACGTGTACGTCTCCCAGGCCCACAAGGGCGAGCTGGTGATGGGCGCGGGCGTGGACTCGTACAACGGCTATGGCCAGCGCGGCTCCTTCCACGTGATCGAGCAGCAGATGGCCGCCGCCGTCGAGCTGTTCCCCGTCTTCGCCCGCGCCCATGTGCTGCGGACCTGGGGCGGCATCGTCGACGTCAGCCCGGACGCCTCCCCGATCATCGGCACCACCCCGGTCGAGAACCTCTACGTCAACTGCGGCTGGGGAACCGGCGGGTTCAAGGCCACCCCGGCCGCCGGCTGGACCTTCGCGCACACCATCGCCACGGGCGAGCCGCATCCCCTGAACGCCCCCTTCGCCCTCGAACGCTTCGCGACGGGCGCCCTGATCGACGAGCACGGCGCCGCAGCCGTGGCCCACTGA
- the glyA gene encoding serine hydroxymethyltransferase, translating to MATNPSTTTVASPLSVPLSELDPEVATAVDAELRRQQSTLEMIASENFAPAAVMEAQGSVLTNKYAEGYPGRRYYGGCEHVDVIERLAIARVKELFGAEAANVQPHSGAQANAAAMFALLQPGDTILGLDLAHGGHLTHGMRLNYSGKLYNVVPYHVRESDMRVDMDEVEQLALAHRPKMIVAGWSAYPRRLDFAAFRRIADAVGAYLLVDMAHFAGLVAAGLHPNPVPYADVVTTTTHKTLGGPRGGVILSRADLAKKINSAVFPGQQGGPLEHVIAAKAVAFKVAATAEFKERQQRTLDGARILAGRLLADDVAEAGITVLTGGTEVHLVLVDLRNSALDGKQAEDRLHRIGITVNRNAVPFDPRPPMVSSGLRIGTPALATRGFGAAEFREVADIIAEALKDEQLGDERAALLRDRVEKLASAFPLYPHLSNLSHLSHLNGDAV from the coding sequence ATGGCAACGAACCCGTCCACCACCACGGTCGCCTCCCCTCTCTCCGTCCCGCTCAGCGAGCTCGACCCGGAGGTCGCCACCGCGGTCGACGCAGAGCTGCGCCGTCAGCAGTCCACCCTCGAAATGATCGCCTCGGAGAACTTCGCCCCGGCCGCCGTCATGGAGGCCCAGGGCTCGGTGCTGACCAACAAGTACGCCGAGGGATACCCGGGCCGCCGCTACTACGGCGGCTGCGAACACGTCGACGTCATCGAGCGGTTGGCCATCGCCCGGGTGAAGGAACTGTTCGGCGCCGAGGCCGCGAACGTGCAGCCGCACTCGGGTGCCCAGGCCAACGCGGCCGCGATGTTCGCGCTGCTCCAGCCCGGCGACACGATTCTCGGCCTCGACCTCGCGCACGGCGGTCACCTGACCCACGGCATGCGCCTCAACTACTCCGGCAAGCTCTACAACGTCGTGCCCTACCACGTGCGCGAGTCCGACATGCGCGTCGACATGGACGAGGTCGAGCAGCTCGCTCTCGCCCACCGGCCCAAGATGATCGTCGCAGGCTGGTCCGCCTACCCCCGTCGGCTGGACTTCGCCGCGTTCCGGCGGATCGCCGACGCGGTGGGCGCTTATCTACTGGTGGACATGGCGCACTTCGCCGGGCTGGTGGCAGCGGGCCTGCACCCGAACCCGGTGCCGTACGCCGACGTCGTGACGACCACCACGCACAAGACTCTGGGTGGCCCGCGCGGCGGGGTGATCCTCAGCCGTGCCGACCTGGCCAAGAAGATCAACTCAGCGGTCTTCCCGGGCCAGCAGGGCGGTCCGCTGGAGCATGTCATCGCGGCGAAGGCGGTGGCGTTCAAGGTGGCGGCGACCGCGGAGTTCAAGGAGCGCCAGCAGCGCACCCTGGACGGCGCCCGCATCCTCGCCGGACGCCTGCTGGCCGACGATGTGGCCGAGGCCGGGATCACCGTGCTGACCGGCGGCACCGAAGTCCACCTGGTCCTCGTCGACCTGCGGAACTCCGCGCTCGACGGGAAACAGGCCGAGGACCGGCTGCACCGCATCGGCATCACCGTCAACCGCAACGCGGTGCCGTTCGACCCCCGCCCGCCGATGGTCTCCTCGGGGCTGCGGATCGGCACCCCGGCCCTGGCCACCCGCGGCTTCGGCGCGGCGGAGTTCCGGGAGGTCGCCGACATCATCGCCGAGGCCCTGAAGGACGAGCAGCTCGGCGACGAGCGCGCGGCGTTGTTGCGCGACCGGGTCGAGAAGCTCGCCTCCGCTTTCCCCCTCTATCCCCACCTGTCCAATCTGTCCCACCTGTCCCACCTGAACGGAGACGCGGTATGA
- a CDS encoding GntR family transcriptional regulator: MQQTATEPAGEELSLAERAYRVIRDRLVMLEIRPGAPINEDQLAQSLGVGRTPVREALKRLQYERLIATYPRRGTFATEVNITDLAHISEVRQELEPLAASQAARRATATDRATLTAVLRELESVDPGRHDATELMHLDLQVHRAVYAATHNPYLEDTLVRYDNLATRIWCLFVDRLSDMAGHVEEHGPLIEAIVAGDPDRAAQLAGSHVVGFEQAIRAAI; the protein is encoded by the coding sequence ATGCAGCAGACGGCGACAGAGCCCGCGGGCGAGGAACTGTCCCTCGCCGAACGCGCATACCGCGTCATCCGCGACCGGCTCGTCATGCTGGAGATCCGCCCGGGCGCGCCGATCAACGAGGACCAGCTGGCACAGTCCCTCGGCGTCGGCCGGACACCGGTGCGCGAGGCCCTCAAGCGGCTCCAGTACGAGCGCCTCATCGCGACCTACCCCCGGCGCGGCACCTTCGCCACCGAAGTCAACATCACCGACCTGGCCCACATCTCCGAAGTGCGCCAGGAACTGGAGCCCTTGGCCGCGTCCCAGGCCGCGCGGCGCGCCACGGCCACCGACCGCGCGACGCTGACGGCCGTCCTGCGGGAGCTGGAGAGCGTGGATCCCGGGCGGCACGACGCCACCGAGCTCATGCACCTGGACCTTCAGGTCCACCGCGCCGTCTACGCCGCCACACACAACCCGTATCTGGAGGACACCCTCGTCCGGTATGACAACCTGGCCACCCGCATCTGGTGCCTGTTCGTCGACCGGTTGTCCGACATGGCGGGTCACGTCGAAGAGCACGGGCCGTTGATCGAGGCGATCGTCGCCGGTGACCCCGACAGGGCGGCACAGCTGGCCGGCAGTCACGTCGTGGGCTTCGAACAGGCCATTCGCGCGGCGATCTGA
- a CDS encoding ornithine cyclodeaminase family protein codes for MRFLDEQDVRSLLDLDTAFSSQRTAFIALAQGEAWQPEKILGGHAADEPDTVFCYASRLDRRSGPVCKFGSVNPGNAVAGRPTVNAVVAVLDPHTGVPVAFMDGTALTTLRTAAASAVAVGALARKNATRLLVLGSGVQGQAHIAALQRDRAYTWTGMWSPRPSSLGASVGRLREQGFDVEQVKSLSDAIAEADVVVCATLATEPLFSARELSPGATVVTVGSFDRHRCEIGPDVLRASRHVVVDHEPTARQNCGPIIAALARADAAELEVLELGHVLTGAATGRGNDDDIVTYISAGLGVQDAAAAWSVYQRAEAHGVGQSVDWPRNTGGAE; via the coding sequence ATGAGATTCCTCGACGAGCAGGACGTCCGTTCCCTCCTCGACCTCGACACCGCGTTCTCCTCGCAGCGGACGGCCTTCATCGCTCTCGCTCAGGGAGAGGCGTGGCAACCCGAGAAGATCCTGGGTGGCCACGCAGCAGACGAGCCCGACACCGTCTTCTGCTATGCCTCCCGCCTCGACCGCCGGAGCGGCCCCGTCTGCAAGTTCGGAAGCGTCAATCCCGGGAACGCGGTGGCGGGCCGACCAACAGTGAATGCCGTGGTCGCCGTGCTCGACCCCCACACCGGCGTTCCTGTGGCCTTCATGGACGGCACAGCGCTCACCACGCTGCGGACAGCCGCTGCCAGCGCGGTCGCGGTCGGGGCACTGGCCAGGAAGAACGCGACCCGTCTCCTCGTACTGGGGTCCGGCGTGCAGGGGCAGGCGCACATCGCCGCACTGCAGCGCGACAGGGCCTACACGTGGACCGGAATGTGGTCACCGCGCCCGTCCTCGCTCGGGGCGTCCGTCGGCCGACTGCGCGAGCAGGGGTTCGACGTCGAGCAGGTGAAGTCCCTGAGTGACGCGATCGCCGAGGCGGACGTCGTCGTCTGCGCCACCTTGGCCACGGAGCCGCTGTTCTCCGCGCGCGAGCTCTCCCCCGGTGCCACCGTCGTCACGGTCGGATCCTTCGACCGGCACCGCTGCGAGATCGGACCCGACGTCCTCCGCGCCAGCCGTCACGTCGTCGTCGACCACGAACCGACGGCACGGCAGAACTGCGGTCCGATCATCGCGGCTCTCGCCCGGGCCGACGCGGCGGAGCTGGAGGTCCTCGAACTCGGCCATGTTCTGACCGGTGCCGCGACCGGTCGCGGCAACGACGACGACATCGTCACGTACATCAGCGCCGGCCTCGGCGTTCAGGACGCGGCAGCGGCCTGGAGCGTCTACCAGCGGGCCGAGGCACACGGCGTCGGCCAGAGCGTCGACTGGCCGCGAAATACCGGAGGTGCGGAATGA
- a CDS encoding aldo/keto reductase produces MLRNPGVSTTVTGATTSEELRSNLGALSVQLDDEVVERLDRIWPGPGEAPQAYAW; encoded by the coding sequence GTGTTGCGCAATCCTGGCGTCTCCACCACGGTCACCGGAGCGACGACGAGCGAGGAACTGCGGTCCAACCTCGGCGCGCTCTCCGTGCAGTTGGACGACGAGGTCGTGGAAAGACTCGACCGCATCTGGCCGGGACCGGGAGAAGCCCCGCAGGCGTATGCCTGGTGA
- a CDS encoding NADP-dependent oxidoreductase, translated as MRAAVYRSLGGPDVVEVVEVDKPVPGLSEIRIKVQAAALNPADAAAWGGGYFPAPPEGVAYGLGWDVAGVVDAVGPGIHWKPGQPVIAFSHVLPLGLNRGQAEYIVVPSQAIAAAPSGVDPVHAATIPLNGLTAAQSVELLGIQAGQTVLITGAEGAVGGYAVQLAKRRGAVVIATDLSPEGKFATEVAGADVYVPASQTPAEAVRKVRPEGVDAVLDTARLGQAVIGAVADGGRFVTTRLDALPQAERGIRVLLTQVGPDAAMLTTLSDLAAAGDLALRVAETYPLGEAARAYARMTRGGLQGRVVLTME; from the coding sequence ATGCGTGCAGCTGTTTACCGTTCGCTCGGCGGCCCGGACGTGGTCGAGGTCGTCGAGGTCGACAAGCCTGTCCCGGGCTTGAGCGAGATTCGTATCAAGGTTCAGGCGGCCGCGCTCAATCCGGCCGATGCGGCGGCCTGGGGCGGGGGCTACTTCCCGGCTCCGCCGGAGGGGGTCGCCTATGGCCTCGGCTGGGATGTCGCGGGCGTCGTCGACGCCGTCGGCCCGGGTATCCACTGGAAGCCCGGGCAGCCCGTCATCGCGTTCAGCCACGTCTTGCCTCTGGGGCTGAACCGGGGTCAGGCCGAGTACATCGTGGTTCCTTCCCAGGCGATCGCCGCAGCACCCTCGGGTGTCGACCCCGTCCACGCCGCCACCATCCCCCTGAACGGCCTGACGGCGGCCCAGTCCGTCGAACTGCTCGGCATCCAGGCGGGCCAGACCGTGCTCATCACCGGTGCGGAGGGGGCGGTCGGCGGCTACGCGGTGCAGCTTGCCAAGCGCCGGGGAGCCGTGGTCATCGCGACCGACCTGTCGCCCGAGGGCAAGTTCGCGACCGAGGTGGCGGGGGCCGACGTGTACGTGCCGGCGTCGCAGACGCCGGCCGAGGCCGTCCGCAAGGTACGTCCCGAAGGGGTCGACGCCGTTCTGGACACGGCCAGGCTGGGGCAGGCCGTCATCGGGGCGGTGGCGGACGGCGGCAGGTTCGTGACCACGCGGCTCGACGCCCTGCCCCAGGCCGAGCGGGGCATCCGGGTACTGCTGACCCAGGTCGGCCCGGACGCAGCGATGCTCACGACGCTGTCCGATCTGGCCGCGGCCGGAGACCTGGCGTTGCGCGTGGCCGAGACCTATCCACTGGGGGAGGCCGCGCGGGCTTACGCGCGCATGACCAGGGGCGGGCTCCAGGGGCGTGTCGTCCTCACCATGGAGTGA
- a CDS encoding TetR/AcrR family transcriptional regulator, whose product MNPRRSDSRDRMILGAAALLREYGANATSIDRVLAHSGAPRGSVYHHFPGGRTQLIGEAVALAGDFIAGMIDAAMQTDDPVEAVDAFFALWRDRLVESGFRAGCPIVAVAVETNDDAPQLALSAAAVFARWQEALAGLFVRHGLTEERSRRLGAFIIAAVEGAVIMCRAEQSTAPIEAAATEIHDLLRHTLRDRPGAEPGPRP is encoded by the coding sequence ATGAACCCGCGCAGGAGTGACAGCCGTGACCGGATGATCCTCGGTGCTGCCGCTCTGCTGCGTGAGTACGGGGCGAACGCGACCAGCATCGACCGGGTACTCGCACACAGCGGAGCCCCTCGGGGCTCGGTGTATCACCACTTCCCCGGCGGGCGGACGCAGCTCATCGGCGAGGCGGTGGCACTGGCGGGGGACTTCATAGCGGGCATGATCGACGCCGCCATGCAGACGGACGACCCGGTGGAGGCCGTCGACGCGTTCTTCGCGCTGTGGCGCGACCGGCTCGTGGAGAGCGGCTTCCGAGCCGGCTGCCCGATCGTGGCGGTGGCCGTCGAGACCAACGACGACGCACCCCAGCTCGCCCTCTCGGCAGCCGCCGTCTTCGCCCGCTGGCAGGAGGCCCTCGCGGGCCTGTTCGTCCGGCACGGCCTGACCGAGGAACGCAGCCGTCGGCTGGGCGCCTTCATCATCGCCGCGGTCGAAGGCGCGGTGATCATGTGCCGGGCCGAGCAGAGCACCGCTCCGATCGAGGCAGCCGCCACCGAGATCCACGACCTGCTCCGCCACACCTTGCGCGACCGCCCTGGTGCCGAACCCGGACCCCGGCCGTAG
- a CDS encoding enoyl-CoA hydratase-related protein has product MPSLDRHDNVFVLDLGDGENRFHPDWLTAVSAAIDEVEKAEGPRALVTTATGKFYSNGLDLDWLFAHADQYDGYVVSVHELFARMLSLPVITVAALQGHTFAAGAMFSLAHDFRVMRADRGYWCLPEADINIPFTPGMAALIQSRLAPQTAHEAMVTARRYGGSDAAAAGIVDQSVTEDAVRSTAIEIAQAQVAKAGDTLGTIKSRMYAPALATLRDTTNPLG; this is encoded by the coding sequence ATGCCCTCACTCGACCGCCACGACAACGTCTTCGTCCTCGACCTCGGAGACGGAGAGAACCGTTTCCACCCCGACTGGCTCACTGCCGTCAGTGCCGCGATCGACGAGGTGGAGAAGGCGGAAGGCCCCCGCGCCCTGGTCACCACCGCCACCGGCAAGTTCTACTCCAACGGGCTCGACCTGGACTGGCTGTTCGCCCACGCCGACCAGTACGACGGCTACGTCGTCTCGGTCCATGAACTGTTCGCGCGAATGCTGTCGCTGCCGGTCATCACAGTGGCCGCGCTGCAGGGGCACACCTTCGCCGCCGGCGCGATGTTCTCCCTCGCCCACGACTTCCGCGTGATGCGCGCCGACCGCGGCTACTGGTGCCTTCCCGAAGCGGACATCAACATCCCCTTCACCCCCGGCATGGCCGCCCTCATCCAGTCCCGCCTGGCTCCGCAGACCGCCCACGAGGCCATGGTCACCGCCCGCCGCTACGGCGGCTCCGACGCCGCAGCCGCCGGCATCGTCGACCAGTCGGTCACCGAGGACGCCGTGCGCTCCACCGCCATCGAGATCGCCCAGGCACAGGTGGCCAAGGCCGGCGACACGCTCGGCACCATCAAGTCCCGCATGTACGCCCCGGCCTTGGCCACCCTGCGCGACACCACCAACCCGCTCGGCTGA
- a CDS encoding SDR family oxidoreductase: MDIANSVALVTGASRGLGRHFATQLLERGASKVYATARNPENVDLPGAEMLRLDITDPASVAAVAEAASDVTLLVNNAGIITINSLVNGDLDQIELEMDTAYYGPLRMIRAFAPILKAGGGGAIVNVLSVGSWTPSEHWGAYSAAKAAAWSLTNSVRLELSAQNTLVTGVYMGPTDTDMAKGQLFEKNDPADVARAALDGVEAKQSEVIADAMSMQAKADLALDPAVIYTPATATA; encoded by the coding sequence ATGGACATCGCCAACTCCGTCGCTCTCGTCACGGGTGCGAGCCGCGGCCTCGGCCGCCACTTCGCCACCCAGTTGCTGGAGCGGGGAGCGTCCAAGGTGTACGCCACGGCACGCAACCCTGAGAACGTTGATCTGCCCGGAGCGGAGATGCTCCGGCTCGACATCACCGACCCGGCCTCCGTCGCCGCCGTGGCGGAAGCCGCCTCGGACGTGACGCTGCTGGTCAACAACGCCGGGATCATCACCATCAATAGCCTGGTGAACGGCGACCTGGACCAGATCGAACTGGAGATGGACACCGCCTACTACGGCCCGTTGCGCATGATCCGGGCCTTCGCCCCGATCCTGAAGGCGGGTGGCGGCGGGGCGATCGTCAACGTCCTGTCGGTCGGGTCCTGGACCCCTTCCGAACACTGGGGTGCCTACAGTGCGGCCAAGGCCGCCGCCTGGAGCCTGACCAACAGCGTCCGCCTCGAACTCTCCGCACAGAACACCCTGGTCACCGGCGTGTACATGGGACCCACCGACACGGACATGGCCAAGGGGCAGCTGTTCGAGAAGAACGATCCGGCCGATGTCGCCAGGGCCGCGCTCGACGGGGTCGAGGCCAAGCAGTCCGAGGTCATCGCCGACGCGATGTCCATGCAGGCCAAGGCTGACCTGGCCCTGGACCCCGCCGTGATCTACACACCGGCCACAGCCACCGCCTGA
- a CDS encoding MerR family transcriptional regulator — protein sequence MRIGEVAEQAGVSVRALRYYEEQRLLGATRTGGGQRQYPEGAVARVRMIQQLYAAGLSSRLVREVLPRCMNEGESPVGFTDSLITERARIDRQIGDLTAVRARLDEIIGVATDSSHPDHGHPVRAGIAASTA from the coding sequence ATGCGGATCGGAGAGGTCGCCGAACAGGCGGGGGTGAGTGTTCGGGCGCTGCGTTACTACGAGGAGCAGCGGCTCCTCGGCGCCACGCGCACCGGCGGCGGGCAGCGGCAGTACCCGGAGGGCGCGGTCGCCCGGGTCAGGATGATCCAGCAGTTGTACGCCGCCGGCCTGTCGAGCAGGCTCGTCCGCGAGGTCCTGCCCCGGTGCATGAACGAGGGCGAATCGCCCGTCGGGTTCACCGACAGCCTCATCACCGAACGGGCCCGCATCGACCGCCAGATCGGCGACCTGACAGCAGTACGCGCCCGCCTCGACGAGATCATCGGGGTGGCCACGGACTCGAGCCACCCCGACCACGGCCACCCCGTACGAGCCGGCATCGCCGCCAGTACCGCCTGA